The Treponema sp. OMZ 790 genome includes the window AGAATTCTTTCAAGCATTAAAAATGCTTCGGTAAAAAAACTTTTAGGAGAGTTTAAAAAGCTCGCCGAAAACGACAAAGAAAAATACAATAAATTCATAGCCGAATTTAACCGTCCTTTGAAGGAAGGCTTGTACGGCGACTATGAGCACAGGGAAGAACTCGCCGATCTCGTACGCTTTAAGACAACCTCGCCTGAAGTAAAAGAAGATGAGTGGACAAGTTTTGCCGATTATGTTTCGAGAATGAAGGCCGATCAAAAGGCTATCTACTATATTACCGGCGAAGACGAAAAGACCTTGCGCCAATCTCCTCATCTTGAAGTTTACAAACAAAAAGGCTTTGAAGTTTTAATCATGCCCGATGAGGTTGACGATATAATTATTCCTTCATTGGGAAAATACAAGGAATGGGAATTAAAGGCTGCAAACAGAGCCGGTTCCGATAAGGAGCTTAATACCGAAGAAGAAACCAAGGAAGCCGAGAAGAAAGAAAAGGACTTTAAGCCCGTTCTCGAAAAGATTCAAGAAGTGCTTGGCGACAAGGTAAAAGAGGTGCGCTTTTCAAAACGCCTTTCCGATTCTCCTTCATGTATAGTTGTGGATGAAAGCGATCCCAGCCTCCAGATGGAAAGAATGATGAGGGCTATGGGACAGTTTAACACAAACGCCGTTAAGCCGATATTGGAAGTAAATGCGGATCATCCTTTGGTTCAAAAATTAAAAGATTCCGAGGACAAAGAATTTGTAGAAGATATGTCCAACCTGCTTTTGGAACAAGCCCTCTTAGTCGAAAGCGGAGAGCTAAAAGCCCCGGTCGACTTTGTAAAGAGGCTTAACAGGCTGATGACAAACTTAAAATAGATTTTGAAATAACTTAAGGCCTCGCAAACCAGGTTTTTGCAAGGCCTTAGCTTTAATTTATAAAAGTTTTTATGGGAGGAACGATAAACATTCCAGCTTGAAATACAAGCTTCCATGTTTATCTTCGAGTTTTGTGCTGTGCACAAAACATCGTTTTATTGTAAGTAGTTTTGTTTTTGCAAAACTACTTGAAAAAACTTTTTTCGCAAATTGATATTTGCTGCAAAAAGTTTTTATAGGGGAAAATATGTATTTAGACAGAGCGGCGGCGATGGAGCTTGTAGACGGAGACATGGAAATATACATGAGCTTACTTGAAACCTTCATCGAAGCCTATGAAAAAGATGCAGCCGAAATAGAGCGTTTAAAACCTCTTTTTGACTCAAATGCTGAGGCCGTTTTAAGCGATGGTGATTTGCGTGAAAATGTACGGAAAACGGCT containing:
- a CDS encoding Hpt domain-containing protein, coding for MYLDRAAAMELVDGDMEIYMSLLETFIEAYEKDAAEIERLKPLFDSNAEAVLSDGDLRENVRKTAHKIKGGSYTIGANILGDSAKNIEKFLVEPSNIKTPANIELLNGFLAKFKENYFNTLKEIKTVIA